The following coding sequences are from one Pseudostreptobacillus hongkongensis window:
- a CDS encoding glycoside hydrolase family 3 protein: MKKVFKILLFFIFLPFLSLANDKEIRDKIEYLIMPDFRYWTMEGQTERKDFDKMNEEVKEVISNHNFNGVILFAQNVKTTDQTVRLVDELQKASKIPMLISIDQEGGIVTRLGTGTNFPGNMAIGATRSKDYSNKVGALIAKELKSLGINTNLAPVIDVNNNAKNPVIGLRSFSSNPKLVSELSIPMIKGMQDQGIIAVGKHFPGHGDTAIDTHLGMASVDKDYNTLYNTELVPFKEAINNGLDMIMTAHVQLPQIEKDYFVAQNGEKILYPATLSDDIITGILRNKLGFNGVVITDALGMKAISDNLGPTEAMKLSINAGVDILLMPIGLHSLKDVKALDESIDKLVEAVKKGEISIDRVNESIARINKLKQDRGIVKDNTDVNVKLQNALNVIGSKENRNLERQVSKDAITVIKDSGLKNINKALFIVGDDNQEAVTRFAINRLFSEGKVPFFSYSILKYNDKTDVDVLKLIAENKYDTIFVYGMMANESSLNPEVYRTKVPNVISQVQGAQKIYVSINKPYDVVAHLNYDIVAISYGFKGMDPTELDGGNKAFGPNIPAALELILTKEKAKGKLPVDLPYIKDGKLTEEIQFRMEK, encoded by the coding sequence ATGAAAAAAGTATTTAAAATATTACTTTTCTTTATTTTCTTACCATTTTTATCACTTGCTAATGATAAAGAAATAAGGGATAAGATTGAATATTTAATTATGCCCGATTTTAGATATTGGACTATGGAAGGTCAAACTGAAAGAAAAGACTTTGATAAAATGAATGAAGAAGTTAAAGAAGTTATTTCTAATCATAATTTTAATGGAGTTATTCTTTTTGCACAAAATGTTAAAACTACAGATCAAACTGTTAGACTTGTAGATGAATTACAAAAAGCTTCTAAAATACCTATGTTAATTTCTATAGATCAAGAAGGTGGAATAGTTACAAGACTTGGGACAGGAACTAATTTCCCTGGTAATATGGCAATAGGAGCAACAAGAAGTAAAGATTATTCAAACAAGGTAGGTGCATTAATTGCTAAAGAATTAAAAAGTTTAGGTATTAATACAAACTTAGCACCAGTTATAGATGTTAATAATAATGCTAAAAACCCAGTAATAGGATTAAGATCATTTTCATCTAACCCTAAACTTGTATCAGAACTTTCTATTCCTATGATAAAAGGTATGCAAGATCAAGGAATAATAGCTGTTGGGAAACATTTCCCAGGACATGGAGATACAGCTATAGATACTCATTTAGGTATGGCATCAGTGGATAAAGATTACAATACATTATATAATACAGAACTTGTTCCATTTAAAGAAGCTATTAATAATGGTCTTGATATGATAATGACAGCACATGTTCAATTACCACAAATAGAAAAAGACTATTTTGTTGCTCAAAATGGAGAAAAAATATTATATCCAGCAACATTATCAGATGATATTATAACTGGAATCTTAAGAAATAAATTAGGATTCAATGGCGTGGTAATAACAGATGCTTTAGGAATGAAAGCTATATCTGATAATTTAGGGCCTACTGAAGCTATGAAATTATCTATTAATGCAGGTGTAGATATCTTATTAATGCCTATAGGACTTCATTCATTAAAAGATGTTAAAGCATTAGATGAATCAATAGATAAATTAGTAGAAGCAGTTAAAAAAGGTGAAATAAGTATTGATAGAGTTAATGAGTCAATAGCAAGAATTAATAAGTTAAAACAAGATAGAGGAATAGTTAAAGATAATACTGATGTTAATGTAAAACTTCAAAATGCATTAAATGTTATAGGATCTAAAGAAAATAGAAATCTTGAAAGACAAGTTTCTAAAGATGCAATAACTGTTATAAAAGATAGTGGATTAAAAAATATTAATAAGGCTTTATTTATTGTAGGGGATGATAATCAAGAAGCTGTTACAAGATTTGCAATAAATAGATTGTTCTCAGAAGGAAAAGTTCCTTTCTTTAGTTATAGTATTTTAAAATATAACGATAAGACTGATGTAGATGTACTTAAATTAATAGCAGAAAATAAATATGATACAATATTTGTTTATGGTATGATGGCAAATGAATCTTCATTAAACCCAGAAGTGTATAGAACAAAAGTTCCTAATGTTATATCACAAGTTCAAGGTGCACAAAAAATATATGTAAGTATAAATAAACCTTATGATGTAGTTGCTCATTTAAATTATGATATAGTAGCAATATCTTATGGATTTAAAGGTATGGATCCTACAGAACTTGATGGAGGAAATAAGGCATTTGGTCCTAATATACCAGCTGCATTAGAATTGATTTTAACTAAAGAAAAAGCTAAAGGTAAATTACCTGTAGACCTACCATATATTAAAGATGGTAAATTAACAGAAGAAATACAGTTTAGAATGGAAAAATAG
- a CDS encoding bifunctional 2-keto-4-hydroxyglutarate aldolase/2-keto-3-deoxy-6-phosphogluconate aldolase, with protein sequence MKELILKKIENDKLVAVIRGKDDIDAYEISKKVIEGGIKIIELTFSTPYVENTIEKLSKENIKDVLVGAGTVLDDITARIAILKGAKFIVSPHLDTDIAKVCNRYQIPYLPGCATVTEIVKALESGVDLIKLFPGDLLGPTYIKNVKGPLKYAKMMPSGGVSIDNMDKWLENGAFALGIGSALTKYVATKGYEGVREEAEKFVNKFNSIK encoded by the coding sequence ATGAAAGAATTAATTTTAAAAAAAATAGAAAATGATAAGCTAGTTGCTGTAATTAGAGGGAAAGATGATATTGATGCTTATGAAATATCTAAAAAAGTTATAGAAGGTGGAATAAAAATAATAGAACTTACTTTTTCAACTCCATATGTTGAAAATACTATAGAAAAACTTTCTAAAGAAAATATTAAAGATGTTTTAGTAGGTGCTGGAACTGTACTTGATGATATTACTGCAAGAATAGCTATACTTAAAGGAGCAAAATTTATAGTTTCTCCTCACTTAGATACAGATATAGCTAAAGTATGTAATAGATATCAAATACCATATTTACCAGGATGTGCAACTGTAACAGAAATTGTTAAAGCATTAGAATCGGGTGTTGATTTAATAAAACTATTCCCTGGAGACTTACTTGGACCAACATATATAAAAAATGTAAAAGGTCCTTTAAAATATGCTAAAATGATGCCTTCTGGTGGTGTAAGTATAGATAATATGGATAAATGGCTTGAAAATGGTGCCTTTGCCTTAGGTATAGGAAGTGCATTAACTAAATATGTAGCAACTAAAGGATATGAAGGTGTACGTGAAGAAGCTGAAAAATTTGTAAATAAATTTAATTCAATTAAGTAA
- a CDS encoding methylated-DNA--[protein]-cysteine S-methyltransferase: MYISYIKHDFIGNIVIKGNDKAICSIELNVEEIPKEFKENEITKKCKKELMEYFKGKRKEFDVPLELEGSEFQLEVWEVLKKIPYGDVISYYDEAVMYKEKKYARAVSNANNKNPIPIIIPCHRVKQKDGYIGGYKYGVDIKKYLLRLEEENR, from the coding sequence ATGTATATATCATATATAAAGCATGATTTTATAGGTAATATAGTTATTAAAGGAAATGATAAAGCCATATGTTCTATAGAATTAAATGTAGAAGAAATTCCAAAAGAATTTAAGGAAAATGAAATTACTAAAAAATGTAAAAAAGAATTGATGGAATATTTTAAAGGTAAAAGAAAAGAATTTGATGTACCTTTAGAACTAGAAGGGAGTGAATTTCAATTAGAAGTATGGGAAGTTTTAAAAAAGATTCCATATGGAGATGTGATTTCATATTATGATGAAGCTGTTATGTATAAAGAAAAAAAATATGCAAGAGCAGTTTCAAATGCAAATAATAAAAATCCTATACCAATAATCATACCTTGCCATAGAGTTAAACAGAAAGATGGTTATATAGGTGGATATAAATATGGTGTGGATATTAAAAAATATTTACTTAGGTTAGAAGAAGAAAATAGATAG
- a CDS encoding sugar kinase, with translation MKKILLVGEAMMLLTAEGYDSLEKTKSYICSVSGAELNVCVGLTRLGFKCEYMTILGNDPFGKQLLNFFEKEKIGTKYLSIDKVNKTGIQLKARVLDGDPDIHYFRKNSAASKITKEYIDKIDFNEFDLIHITGIPLGISESFRQTIYYLIKKAKENNKYITFDPNLRLQMWDSIDEMKALVNYVSSNANLILPGINEAKLLLNLENIDDIAKKYLEMGIEKIIIKDGAKGSHYYDKEKHLFVPSFKVEHIVDTVGAGDGFAVGIISSILDNLSEEEMLTRANAIGAIQIQHQSDNEGLPTRKKLETFILNN, from the coding sequence CAGCTGAAGGTTATGACTCTCTTGAGAAAACTAAAAGCTATATTTGTAGTGTATCTGGTGCTGAACTTAATGTTTGCGTTGGATTAACAAGATTGGGTTTTAAATGTGAGTATATGACTATACTTGGAAATGATCCTTTTGGAAAGCAGTTATTAAATTTCTTTGAAAAGGAAAAAATAGGTACAAAATATTTAAGTATTGACAAAGTGAATAAAACAGGTATACAGTTAAAAGCAAGAGTATTAGATGGTGATCCTGATATACATTATTTCAGAAAAAATTCAGCAGCAAGTAAAATAACTAAAGAATATATAGATAAGATTGATTTTAATGAATTTGATTTAATACATATAACTGGTATACCTTTAGGTATATCTGAAAGTTTCAGACAAACTATTTATTATCTTATAAAAAAAGCTAAAGAAAACAATAAATATATAACATTTGATCCAAATTTAAGATTACAAATGTGGGATAGTATTGATGAAATGAAAGCACTGGTAAACTATGTTTCAAGTAATGCTAATTTAATCTTACCTGGTATAAATGAAGCTAAATTACTTTTAAATTTAGAAAATATAGATGATATTGCAAAAAAATATCTTGAAATGGGTATAGAAAAAATAATAATTAAAGATGGTGCTAAAGGTTCTCACTATTACGATAAAGAAAAACATTTATTTGTTCCTAGTTTTAAAGTTGAACATATAGTTGATACTGTAGGTGCTGGTGATGGATTTGCTGTAGGTATAATATCATCAATACTTGATAACTTAAGCGAAGAAGAAATGTTAACTAGAGCTAATGCTATAGGTGCTATTCAAATTCAACACCAAAGTGATAATGAAGGACTACCAACAAGAAAAAAATTAGAAACTTTTATTTTAAATAATTAG